A DNA window from Corynebacterium ciconiae DSM 44920 contains the following coding sequences:
- a CDS encoding MFS transporter has translation MHQGHTESQPFATTHQPAPSRSERLDSLAVTRKHAQILGGSGLGWALDAMDVGLISFIMAALSAHWGLSHTETSLLGSIGFVGMAIGATLGGLLADKFGRRCIFTLTLLVYGLATGASALAGSLAVLLVFRFIVGVGLGAELPVASTFVSEFAPRRIRGRMVVILEAFWALGWILAACIGAFVVAADDNGWRWALALGCIPAIYALVVRFGMPESVRYLEATNRHDEAEKVVRSFENSPALGRQPKNDQATSTIEPEVAQAQSLWSQPLRRRTAALWTVWLCINLAYYGAFIWIPSILHEQGFTLVKSFTFTLIITLAQLPGYAVAAYLIERWGRRVTLAVFLAGSAAAALSYGLSSAEWQIIVSGCFLSFFNLGAWGALYAIGPELYPTALRATGTGAAAGFGRLASIAAPLIVPPLLAFGGQVLLFTVFGMSFAIAAAAALILPENTNVALD, from the coding sequence ATGCACCAGGGACACACTGAATCACAGCCTTTTGCTACTACGCATCAGCCCGCACCGTCACGCTCAGAACGCCTCGATTCCTTAGCAGTGACCAGAAAACATGCCCAGATACTGGGCGGATCTGGATTGGGATGGGCGCTCGATGCAATGGACGTGGGGCTGATTTCTTTTATCATGGCTGCGCTGAGTGCCCACTGGGGCCTCAGTCACACCGAAACATCACTCCTGGGTTCTATTGGATTCGTTGGGATGGCTATCGGCGCCACGCTCGGCGGTCTTCTCGCCGATAAATTCGGTCGCCGGTGCATCTTCACCCTGACTCTTTTGGTGTACGGGCTCGCTACCGGCGCCTCTGCCCTCGCCGGTAGCTTGGCGGTGCTTCTTGTTTTCCGCTTCATTGTCGGGGTGGGTCTCGGCGCTGAACTGCCCGTTGCCTCCACGTTCGTCTCCGAATTCGCGCCCCGCCGCATCCGAGGGCGCATGGTGGTGATCCTTGAAGCTTTCTGGGCTCTGGGATGGATACTGGCGGCCTGCATCGGCGCCTTTGTTGTAGCTGCCGATGATAACGGTTGGCGCTGGGCTTTAGCCTTGGGCTGTATTCCGGCAATCTATGCTCTCGTCGTTCGCTTTGGCATGCCGGAGTCTGTGCGCTACCTCGAGGCTACTAACCGCCACGATGAAGCAGAGAAGGTCGTGCGCTCGTTCGAGAACTCCCCTGCCTTAGGACGCCAGCCTAAGAATGACCAGGCAACATCCACGATCGAACCCGAGGTGGCCCAGGCCCAATCCCTGTGGTCACAGCCCCTTCGCCGTCGCACTGCAGCATTGTGGACCGTGTGGCTGTGTATCAATCTTGCCTACTACGGGGCTTTCATCTGGATCCCTTCGATTCTGCACGAGCAGGGCTTTACCCTCGTGAAGTCTTTTACCTTCACCCTGATCATCACTCTCGCGCAGCTGCCTGGCTACGCCGTGGCTGCATATCTCATTGAGCGTTGGGGCAGGCGCGTGACTCTGGCGGTATTTCTCGCCGGCAGTGCCGCTGCAGCACTCAGCTATGGTCTCAGTTCCGCCGAATGGCAGATCATCGTCTCCGGCTGCTTCCTCAGCTTCTTCAATTTGGGGGCGTGGGGCGCGCTCTACGCCATCGGCCCCGAGCTGTACCCCACAGCGCTGCGCGCCACCGGTACTGGCGCTGCTGCAGGCTTCGGCCGTCTCGCCTCTATCGCCGCCCCGCTGATTGTGCCTCCGCTACTTGCCTTCGGTGGGCAGGTACTGCTGTTCACTGTCTTTGGTATGTCCTTCGCGATCGCTGCAGCAGCCGCGTTGATCCTGCCAGAAAACACTAACGTGGCGCTGGACTAG
- a CDS encoding Rieske (2Fe-2S) protein: MSGFDTSRLPCSRRNFLKGVAVATAATASGALLAACGSSETASKVDSASIPVGGAVFVDDWVVAQPEAGVFKAYSATCPHAQGPIDHLEDLDGEQVAVCSKHMSKFSLADGSVLEGPSRDPMVPADIDQSGSSLTVS, translated from the coding sequence ATGAGTGGTTTTGATACATCCCGCCTTCCCTGCTCGCGCCGCAACTTCCTCAAGGGGGTCGCCGTGGCCACCGCCGCCACCGCCTCGGGCGCACTGTTAGCAGCCTGCGGCAGCTCCGAGACAGCCTCCAAGGTCGACTCCGCTTCCATTCCCGTAGGCGGCGCTGTCTTCGTTGATGACTGGGTGGTAGCACAGCCAGAAGCCGGCGTGTTCAAGGCCTATTCCGCCACCTGCCCGCACGCCCAAGGTCCGATTGACCACCTCGAGGATCTCGATGGCGAGCAGGTCGCGGTGTGCTCAAAGCACATGTCCAAATTCAGCCTTGCTGACGGCTCCGTGCTCGAAGGACCCTCGCGCGACCCGATGGTTCCCGCAGATATTGATCAATCCGGTTCCTCCCTGACCGTGTCCTAA
- a CDS encoding exonuclease domain-containing protein, translating into MFGWRAKKATGVLAEFNATAQHEAHVPLDEAELLAVDIETTGLHPSKDKMLSVGWVPVRGRQIRLEEAGYLLIKQDRPVGISATLHHLTDTQLATGHSPRRALEEFLPVLAGTVMLVHFAPIEQRFLSALCEQEFGAPLRVPTADTFQLERTHMEKMSTYPRGEDLRLPRVRARYNLPRYRNHNALIDAIACAELYLAMRAHRGYETVRDILA; encoded by the coding sequence ATGTTCGGCTGGAGAGCAAAGAAAGCCACAGGCGTTCTCGCCGAGTTCAACGCCACTGCCCAGCACGAGGCGCACGTCCCCCTCGATGAGGCCGAGCTGCTTGCCGTAGACATAGAAACCACCGGGCTGCATCCCTCCAAAGACAAGATGCTGTCTGTGGGATGGGTGCCGGTGCGCGGCCGTCAGATCCGCCTCGAGGAGGCCGGATATCTCCTCATCAAACAAGACCGCCCAGTGGGTATCTCCGCGACGCTGCACCACCTCACCGACACCCAGCTTGCCACCGGTCACAGCCCTCGCCGTGCCCTTGAGGAATTTCTTCCCGTCCTCGCAGGCACAGTCATGCTGGTGCATTTTGCTCCCATCGAACAGCGTTTTCTCTCCGCTCTTTGCGAGCAGGAATTCGGCGCACCGCTACGGGTACCCACGGCAGACACGTTCCAGCTCGAGCGCACGCACATGGAAAAGATGTCCACCTACCCGCGCGGTGAGGATCTCCGCCTGCCTCGCGTGCGCGCCCGCTACAACCTGCCGCGCTATCGCAATCACAATGCGCTTATCGACGCCATCGCCTGCGCCGAGCTGTACCTGGCTATGCGGGCGCACCGTGGTTATGAAACTGTGCGCGATATCCTTGCGTGA
- the gltX gene encoding glutamate--tRNA ligase — protein sequence MSHTSEVVVRFSPSPTGTPHVGMVRTALFNWAYARHTGGSMIFRIEDTDAARDSEESYQAIIDSLNWLGIDWDEGVEKGGPHEPYRQSQRGDIYKDVLTKLIDAGLVYPAYSTAEEVEERHKAAGRDPKLGYDNFDRDLTEEQKAAFEAEGRKPVWRLRMPEKDWAWNDLVRGEISFKAQTQPDYVVARSNGQPLYTLVNPVDDAIMGVTHVLRGEDLLPSTPRQIALYEALIEIGVAQRVPEFGHMPFVMGQGNKKLSKRDPQSNLFNHRDAGIIPEGMLNYLALLGWSLSKDEDIFTTSQLIDNFDIKDVLSNPARFDEKKLLAINADHIRMLDLEDFTARLRSYLAEYHDFPADYPDDAFRFAAEQVQTRIKTLGDAWDLLRFLVVADENLELEPKAARKNLKEDAVQALDEAISVLEPIQEWKTDAIESALSARLIDELELKPRKAYGALRVALTGAQVSPPLFESMELVGKESTLARLRAARAVTPWSEDAAQ from the coding sequence ATGTCTCATACCTCAGAAGTTGTCGTTCGTTTTTCCCCATCGCCCACCGGTACTCCCCACGTCGGAATGGTGCGCACCGCCCTGTTCAACTGGGCCTACGCGCGCCACACCGGTGGCTCGATGATCTTCCGCATCGAAGATACCGATGCCGCCCGCGACTCGGAGGAGTCCTACCAGGCGATCATTGATTCGCTGAACTGGCTGGGAATCGACTGGGACGAGGGCGTCGAAAAGGGCGGTCCCCACGAGCCCTACCGGCAGTCGCAGCGCGGAGACATCTACAAGGATGTGCTCACCAAGCTTATCGACGCTGGGCTGGTCTATCCCGCCTACTCCACGGCAGAGGAAGTGGAGGAGCGTCACAAGGCAGCTGGGCGTGACCCCAAGCTGGGATACGACAACTTCGACCGAGATCTCACCGAGGAGCAAAAGGCCGCCTTCGAAGCGGAGGGTCGTAAGCCGGTGTGGCGCCTGCGGATGCCGGAGAAGGACTGGGCATGGAACGATCTGGTCCGAGGAGAGATCTCCTTTAAAGCCCAGACCCAGCCAGACTATGTGGTCGCCCGCTCCAATGGTCAGCCGCTCTACACCCTGGTGAACCCGGTTGACGATGCCATCATGGGGGTCACCCACGTGTTGCGTGGTGAGGATCTTCTGCCCTCGACTCCGCGTCAGATCGCGCTCTATGAGGCCCTGATTGAGATCGGTGTGGCGCAGCGCGTACCAGAGTTCGGCCACATGCCTTTCGTGATGGGGCAGGGCAATAAGAAGCTGTCGAAGCGAGATCCGCAGTCCAACCTGTTCAACCATCGCGACGCCGGCATCATCCCCGAGGGCATGCTCAACTATTTGGCTCTACTCGGCTGGTCGTTGAGCAAGGATGAGGACATCTTCACCACGTCCCAGCTGATTGACAACTTCGACATCAAGGACGTGTTGTCCAATCCGGCACGATTCGACGAGAAGAAACTGCTGGCGATCAACGCCGACCATATCCGCATGCTGGATTTGGAGGATTTCACCGCGCGGTTGCGTTCCTACCTCGCCGAGTACCACGACTTCCCGGCGGATTACCCAGACGATGCCTTCCGCTTCGCGGCGGAGCAGGTTCAGACGCGTATCAAGACCCTCGGCGATGCTTGGGATCTGCTGCGCTTCCTTGTTGTCGCGGACGAAAACCTCGAGCTCGAGCCGAAGGCTGCCCGGAAGAACCTTAAGGAGGACGCGGTGCAGGCGCTAGACGAGGCTATCTCCGTGCTCGAGCCGATCCAGGAGTGGAAGACGGACGCAATCGAATCTGCATTGAGCGCTCGGTTGATCGATGAGCTCGAGCTTAAGCCGCGCAAAGCCTATGGCGCCCTCCGCGTGGCCCTGACCGGAGCCCAAGTATCCCCGCCCCTGTTTGAATCCATGGAGCTGGTGGGCAAGGAATCCACGTTGGCCCGTCTTCGTGCGGCTCGTGCTGTGACTCCGTGGAGCGAGGACGCAGCGCAGTAG
- a CDS encoding isochorismate synthase — MSQFAHRPSSAPDFLLSRAHGSVRTQGSRGSYRDPWEAVAALREGKVTMVVGALPFVRDDPAALTVPERIIRERGPLEPHAHYRIGPGSALHSELVGVDPDEEEHLTRVEAAVATIARTRLEKVVLARAVDVHFDPPADPLLVAARLIDRSPHCDGFIADLSPAGGDHAQSMLVGSSPEVLVRKHGSTVSAYPLAGSAPRGVDKRTDEDNGQRLFHSAKDLAEHAFVVQHLEQTLRPLCDTLDIPERPELTKTAEMWHLATPITGTVKDPDMTALELALHTHPTPAICGTPTDAAEAIISATETPRGFYAGAVGWADRRGDGEYMVAIRCAEVDAHGTHARTWAGGGIVADSDPQAELDETTAKLRTIMSALGL; from the coding sequence ATGTCCCAATTCGCTCACCGTCCCTCCTCTGCACCGGATTTTCTGCTCTCGCGTGCCCACGGATCAGTGCGCACCCAGGGATCACGAGGCAGCTATCGCGACCCGTGGGAAGCTGTCGCTGCCCTGCGGGAGGGGAAGGTGACGATGGTGGTCGGCGCCCTACCGTTTGTGCGCGACGACCCCGCAGCGCTCACCGTGCCCGAGCGCATCATTCGGGAACGCGGCCCCCTAGAACCGCACGCCCACTACCGTATTGGCCCCGGTTCAGCACTGCACTCCGAGCTTGTCGGGGTCGATCCCGACGAGGAAGAACACCTCACCCGCGTCGAAGCGGCCGTGGCCACCATCGCCCGCACGCGACTAGAGAAAGTCGTTCTCGCCCGCGCAGTCGACGTCCACTTCGACCCGCCGGCCGACCCCCTGCTTGTTGCTGCACGACTAATCGATCGCTCTCCCCACTGCGATGGCTTCATTGCCGACCTCTCCCCCGCCGGCGGCGACCACGCTCAGTCCATGCTGGTGGGATCCTCGCCCGAGGTTTTGGTGCGCAAACACGGCAGCACGGTCAGCGCTTATCCTTTGGCTGGGTCGGCGCCTCGTGGCGTCGACAAGCGCACCGACGAGGACAATGGACAGCGGCTATTTCACAGTGCCAAAGACTTGGCGGAGCACGCCTTTGTGGTGCAGCACCTCGAACAGACCCTGCGGCCCCTGTGCGACACCCTCGACATACCCGAGCGCCCCGAACTGACCAAAACAGCCGAGATGTGGCATCTCGCCACACCCATCACCGGAACAGTCAAGGATCCAGACATGACTGCCCTGGAGTTGGCCTTGCACACTCACCCCACCCCGGCGATCTGTGGCACCCCCACCGACGCCGCGGAGGCAATCATCAGCGCCACCGAAACCCCGCGCGGCTTCTACGCTGGGGCCGTCGGATGGGCCGACCGCCGCGGAGACGGCGAATACATGGTGGCGATCCGCTGCGCCGAAGTAGATGCCCATGGCACCCATGCCCGTACTTGGGCCGGCGGCGGAATCGTTGCCGACTCGGACCCGCAGGCAGAGCTCGATGAAACCACCGCGAAGCTGAGGACCATCATGTCTGCACTTGGGCTATAG
- a CDS encoding 3-isopropylmalate dehydrogenase, which translates to MRLAVIGGDGIGPEVTAEALKVLRAVREDVDTTDFDLGARRYLRNGELLSDEDLAELKRHDAIVLGAIGAPGEVPPGVLERGLLLKMRFALDHHVNLRPSKIYPGVSSPLREPGEVDFVVVREGTEGLYAGNGGTLRENTPHEVASEVSQNTRFGVERVVRYAFELAQSRRKKLTLVHKTNVLVNAGSLWQRTVDAVASEYPEVSVDYSHIDAATIYLVTDPSRFDVIVTDNLFGDILTDEAGAITGGIGLAASGNIDASGTNPSMFEPVHGSAPDIAGQGVADPVAAILSMALLLRHLDDEANAQRIEDAVEAHLAERESGASISTTAVGDDIAARVS; encoded by the coding sequence TTGAGGCTTGCAGTCATCGGCGGCGACGGCATCGGGCCGGAGGTGACCGCCGAAGCCTTGAAGGTCCTGCGCGCGGTGCGCGAGGATGTCGACACCACCGACTTCGATTTGGGCGCTCGACGCTACCTGCGCAACGGCGAGTTGCTGAGCGATGAGGATCTGGCAGAGCTGAAGCGCCACGATGCGATCGTTCTCGGAGCTATCGGCGCGCCGGGAGAGGTGCCGCCGGGGGTGTTGGAGCGCGGCTTGCTGCTGAAGATGCGCTTCGCCTTGGACCACCACGTCAATCTACGTCCCTCCAAAATCTACCCCGGGGTTAGCTCGCCGCTACGCGAACCAGGTGAGGTGGACTTTGTGGTCGTCCGTGAGGGGACCGAAGGGCTCTATGCCGGCAACGGCGGCACCCTGCGGGAGAATACCCCCCATGAGGTGGCGAGCGAGGTGAGCCAAAATACCCGCTTCGGAGTGGAGCGGGTGGTGCGCTATGCTTTCGAGCTCGCCCAGTCGCGCCGTAAAAAGCTCACCTTGGTACACAAGACCAATGTGCTCGTTAACGCCGGTTCCCTCTGGCAGCGCACCGTAGACGCAGTGGCTTCGGAATATCCCGAGGTGAGTGTGGATTATAGCCATATTGACGCCGCCACTATTTACCTGGTCACCGACCCCTCGCGTTTCGACGTGATCGTCACCGACAACCTCTTTGGTGACATCCTCACCGACGAAGCCGGGGCCATCACCGGTGGCATTGGTCTTGCTGCTTCCGGCAATATCGACGCCAGCGGCACCAACCCGTCGATGTTCGAGCCGGTGCACGGCTCCGCCCCCGATATTGCAGGCCAAGGGGTGGCTGATCCGGTGGCGGCCATTTTGTCCATGGCGCTGCTGCTGCGTCACCTCGACGACGAGGCCAATGCCCAGCGCATCGAAGACGCGGTGGAGGCGCACCTGGCAGAGCGTGAATCAGGTGCGAGCATCTCCACCACTGCGGTCGGCGACGATATCGCTGCGCGCGTGAGCTAG
- the serA gene encoding phosphoglycerate dehydrogenase, whose translation MTETTRPVVLIADKLAQSTVDALGDAVDVRWVDGPNRPELLAAVADADALLVRSATTVDKEVLDAAPKLKIVGRAGVGLDNVDIDAATAQGVMVANAPTSNIHSACEHAISLLLSTARQIPAADATLRDGEWKRSSFKGVEIYGKTVGIVGFGHIGQLFAQRLSAFDTEIIAYDPYANPARAGQLGVELVDLEELMRRSDFVTIHLPKTPETAGMFDAELLAKAKQGQIIINAARGGLVDEQALVDAIQAGHIRGAGFDVYATEPCTDSPLFACPEVVVTPHLGASTVEAQDRAGTDVADSVLKALAGEFVPDAVNVSGGAVGEEVALWLELARKLGLVAVHLLDGAAVRVEVQGRGELSSENIEALGLSALRGVFATTVDQPVTFVNAPQIAESRGVELEVSTASEALTHRSVLGVKVVASDGRAVEVVGALTGLESVEKIVRINGRGLDLRAEGHNLFLQYADAPGALGIVGSVLGECGVNINAAALSQDATGSGATLVLRIDQNINDDVVETIGEKLNASLAFHLQLD comes from the coding sequence GTGACCGAGACAACCCGTCCAGTCGTTCTCATCGCAGATAAACTCGCCCAGTCCACCGTCGATGCGCTCGGAGATGCCGTGGACGTGCGCTGGGTTGACGGTCCCAACCGCCCAGAGTTGCTTGCTGCGGTTGCCGATGCCGATGCCTTGCTGGTGCGCTCGGCCACCACGGTGGACAAAGAAGTGCTCGATGCCGCGCCGAAGCTGAAGATCGTGGGCCGCGCCGGAGTGGGCCTGGACAATGTGGACATCGATGCCGCGACCGCGCAGGGAGTGATGGTGGCCAACGCGCCCACCTCCAACATTCATTCGGCCTGCGAGCACGCCATCTCGCTGCTGCTATCCACGGCCCGCCAGATTCCTGCCGCAGACGCCACGCTGCGCGATGGCGAGTGGAAGCGTTCCTCCTTTAAGGGCGTAGAGATCTACGGAAAAACTGTAGGCATCGTCGGTTTCGGCCACATCGGGCAGCTGTTCGCGCAGCGGCTGAGCGCCTTCGATACCGAGATCATTGCCTATGATCCCTATGCCAATCCGGCCCGTGCCGGCCAGCTCGGTGTTGAGCTCGTCGATCTCGAGGAGCTCATGAGGCGTTCGGATTTTGTCACGATCCACCTGCCCAAGACCCCCGAAACTGCCGGCATGTTTGACGCCGAGCTGCTGGCCAAGGCAAAGCAGGGGCAGATCATTATCAATGCCGCTCGCGGTGGGCTCGTCGATGAGCAGGCGCTTGTCGACGCCATCCAGGCCGGCCACATCCGCGGCGCCGGATTCGATGTCTACGCCACCGAGCCCTGCACGGATTCCCCGTTGTTCGCCTGCCCCGAGGTGGTGGTGACTCCGCACCTCGGCGCTTCCACTGTGGAGGCCCAGGACCGCGCCGGTACCGACGTGGCGGACTCTGTGCTCAAGGCCCTCGCAGGCGAGTTTGTTCCCGATGCCGTGAATGTCTCCGGCGGGGCAGTGGGAGAAGAAGTCGCCCTCTGGCTGGAGTTGGCCCGCAAGCTGGGCTTGGTGGCCGTACACCTGCTCGATGGGGCCGCCGTGCGCGTCGAGGTTCAAGGCCGCGGCGAGTTATCCTCGGAAAACATCGAGGCCCTTGGCCTCTCGGCACTGCGGGGTGTCTTCGCCACCACCGTCGACCAGCCCGTCACCTTCGTCAACGCCCCTCAAATTGCGGAATCCCGCGGCGTAGAGCTCGAGGTCTCCACAGCGAGCGAGGCACTTACGCACCGCTCGGTGCTCGGAGTGAAAGTGGTGGCCAGCGATGGCCGGGCTGTAGAGGTGGTTGGCGCCCTTACTGGGCTCGAAAGCGTGGAAAAGATCGTCCGCATCAATGGCCGCGGCCTCGATCTGCGCGCCGAGGGGCACAACCTTTTCCTGCAATACGCCGACGCGCCCGGCGCGCTGGGCATTGTGGGCTCGGTTCTCGGCGAGTGTGGAGTCAATATCAACGCCGCCGCGCTCTCTCAGGACGCCACCGGTTCTGGGGCTACCCTGGTCCTGCGCATCGACCAAAACATTAACGACGACGTTGTTGAGACCATCGGCGAGAAGCTCAACGCCTCCCTCGCCTTCCATCTTCAGCTGGACTAG
- a CDS encoding DUF294 nucleotidyltransferase-like domain-containing protein, which yields MNVELEEVRDFLAEHEPFKHLPADALGDLPQHMVVEYVRAGEVIFSVGQHNRYLNIIRSGAVDVLGEDGVLLDRRDAGRSFGYSTLEDDSPSLYTMTAVEDSLVLRLPREAFLTLCTQQPQIYRFFSSQSQRMRARATQLREESSSDALRSLVGECMVRTPACCGPDTPIREAAARMAARGVSSLLVVDGDETVLRQGMLVDAAQDSVRLRGIVTDKDMTKKVVAEALDSCLPISEVMTPDPVTVSSSMRGFEAMLLLAQHRIHHLPVIDDHHLVGIVASGDIMRLLRNDPIFVHADMVRAETDSELTHVYSSAKEVAARFIERGADPAEVSGLLTLAADALAQRVIALTEEEMGPPPVPYCFVVLGSHGRREMGFGSDQDNALILDDTFNPAEHKDYFAEFSHRVCTRLDAAGQVLCPGEMMASNPEWRMTVSQWTRTFHTWVSAPEPDAVLHTQVFFDMRGIAGSLDLAEEVIASAHQQAHSARRLHAHLAALAARRDTPLGFFRGLVVERGGDYANTLDVKKGGTATIVQMARLFALSAPADTTSRPLGTSERLEFAMASNGISAKGGADLLDSLHFLTTVVHRHQAAQLRAGASDAEVDYHIDPKQLSTIEREGLRDAFSIIRSMQSALSTKYPVRSI from the coding sequence ATGAATGTTGAACTAGAAGAGGTCCGCGATTTTTTAGCGGAGCACGAGCCCTTTAAGCATCTGCCTGCGGATGCGCTCGGCGATCTACCGCAGCACATGGTGGTGGAATATGTGCGCGCGGGGGAGGTTATCTTTAGTGTCGGCCAGCACAATCGCTATTTGAATATTATCCGCTCCGGGGCGGTGGATGTGCTGGGCGAGGATGGAGTGCTGCTCGACCGGCGGGACGCTGGGCGCTCCTTTGGGTATTCGACGCTGGAAGACGATTCCCCGTCGCTGTACACCATGACCGCGGTGGAGGACAGCTTAGTACTGCGGCTGCCGCGCGAGGCCTTTCTCACGTTATGTACCCAGCAGCCGCAAATATATCGCTTTTTCTCCTCTCAATCGCAGCGGATGCGGGCGCGGGCCACCCAGCTGCGGGAAGAGTCCTCCTCTGATGCATTGCGCAGCTTGGTCGGAGAATGCATGGTGCGCACCCCAGCATGCTGCGGGCCCGACACCCCAATTCGGGAGGCGGCAGCACGAATGGCGGCTCGCGGCGTGTCGAGCTTGTTAGTCGTTGACGGCGACGAGACAGTGCTGCGGCAGGGAATGCTCGTAGACGCAGCACAAGACTCGGTGCGACTGAGGGGCATTGTCACGGACAAAGACATGACAAAGAAAGTGGTGGCCGAGGCGCTTGATTCCTGCCTGCCGATTTCTGAGGTGATGACTCCCGACCCGGTCACCGTGAGCAGTTCAATGCGTGGCTTCGAAGCGATGCTTCTGCTAGCGCAGCACCGCATTCATCATCTGCCGGTGATCGATGATCATCACTTGGTAGGGATTGTCGCCTCTGGGGATATCATGCGGCTCCTGCGTAATGATCCGATCTTCGTACACGCCGACATGGTCCGGGCGGAAACGGACTCGGAGCTTACCCACGTCTATAGCTCGGCGAAGGAGGTGGCGGCCCGCTTTATCGAACGCGGCGCCGATCCTGCGGAGGTCTCCGGTCTGCTTACCTTGGCCGCTGACGCCCTGGCACAACGGGTGATCGCCCTCACCGAGGAGGAGATGGGCCCGCCGCCGGTGCCGTACTGCTTTGTGGTGCTCGGCTCGCACGGCCGGCGCGAGATGGGTTTTGGCTCGGATCAAGACAATGCGCTGATTTTGGACGACACCTTTAACCCAGCAGAGCATAAAGACTATTTCGCCGAGTTTTCTCACCGCGTGTGTACGCGTCTCGACGCCGCCGGGCAGGTGCTGTGCCCAGGGGAGATGATGGCCTCCAATCCAGAGTGGCGCATGACGGTGAGCCAATGGACACGCACGTTTCACACCTGGGTCTCCGCACCCGAGCCCGATGCCGTGCTGCACACGCAGGTCTTCTTTGACATGCGCGGTATTGCCGGCTCTCTCGACCTCGCCGAGGAGGTCATCGCCTCAGCACATCAGCAGGCCCATTCCGCCCGCCGGCTGCACGCCCACCTGGCGGCGCTCGCCGCGAGGCGCGATACACCCCTAGGATTCTTCCGAGGGCTCGTGGTGGAACGGGGCGGCGACTACGCCAACACCCTCGATGTGAAAAAAGGCGGCACTGCCACGATCGTGCAGATGGCCCGGCTTTTCGCGCTCTCCGCACCGGCCGACACCACCAGCAGGCCGCTGGGCACCTCCGAGCGCTTGGAGTTCGCGATGGCCAGCAACGGGATATCTGCCAAAGGTGGCGCCGATCTGCTCGACAGCCTCCACTTTCTCACCACCGTGGTGCACCGCCATCAAGCGGCGCAGCTGCGCGCCGGGGCCAGCGACGCTGAGGTGGACTATCACATCGACCCCAAACAACTCAGCACCATCGAACGCGAGGGGCTTCGCGACGCCTTCTCCATCATCCGATCGATGCAATCGGCACTGAGCACCAAATACCCAGTGAGGAGCATCTGA
- a CDS encoding fumarylacetoacetate hydrolase family protein, with amino-acid sequence MRFGRIAHPEGMCFAVIEGEGESQVAKEIKETPFTKPEFTGRSWPIAEVKLLAPMLPSKICAIGRNYADHVAEVFKKSADALPPTLFLKPPTAVVGPGAAIKIPDFATRVEFEGELALIVGRPCKNVKAENWKDVILGYTVINDVSSRDLQFSDGQWSRAKGIDTFCPLGPWIETDLDVLDLEDLPIKAHLTHNGTTETKQDSNSSQMIMSVGEIVEFISASMTLLPGDVISTGSPAGTAEMVPGDHIEIEIPGLGRLGNPVERA; translated from the coding sequence ATGCGTTTTGGACGAATTGCTCACCCAGAAGGAATGTGTTTCGCCGTCATCGAGGGCGAAGGCGAGAGCCAGGTAGCGAAGGAGATCAAGGAGACTCCTTTCACGAAACCGGAGTTTACGGGCCGTAGCTGGCCGATCGCCGAGGTGAAGCTGCTGGCGCCGATGCTGCCGTCGAAGATTTGCGCGATCGGGCGCAACTATGCCGATCACGTGGCGGAGGTGTTTAAGAAGTCCGCGGACGCACTGCCGCCGACGCTGTTTCTGAAGCCCCCCACAGCGGTGGTGGGCCCTGGTGCCGCCATCAAAATTCCGGATTTCGCCACTCGGGTGGAGTTTGAAGGCGAGTTGGCGCTGATCGTTGGGCGCCCGTGTAAGAACGTCAAGGCCGAGAATTGGAAGGACGTGATCCTCGGCTACACCGTGATCAATGATGTCTCCTCCCGCGATTTGCAGTTCTCTGATGGCCAGTGGTCGCGCGCCAAGGGCATCGACACGTTCTGCCCGCTGGGCCCATGGATCGAAACCGACCTTGATGTCCTCGATCTCGAGGACTTGCCGATCAAGGCGCACCTGACCCACAACGGCACCACCGAGACTAAGCAGGACTCTAATTCCTCGCAGATGATCATGTCGGTGGGCGAAATCGTGGAGTTCATTAGCGCCTCCATGACTCTTCTGCCGGGTGATGTGATCTCCACTGGCTCTCCGGCCGGTACGGCGGAGATGGTTCCTGGTGACCACATTGAAATCGAGATTCCCGGTTTGGGGCGCCTCGGCAACCCGGTCGAGCGCGCCTAG